One window of the Falco biarmicus isolate bFalBia1 chromosome Z, bFalBia1.pri, whole genome shotgun sequence genome contains the following:
- the LOC130142559 gene encoding programmed cell death 1 ligand 2-like isoform X2 has translation MELKLMSLSSSPGQQELLHLSFPSRRRALFTVEVPQQLYIVEHGSNVTMECRFPVNGSLNLGLLTVVWEQKRQGQSKSKEVYTLRNGKASLPSQHHDYVGRAALLHSELKLGRAILQITSVKITDAGSYLCLIDYQGADYKYITLEVKASYKRINTQVMRKPGEDKFVFICQSEGFPLAEVFWQNEKNFSLSGSANTTYTLTADGLYNVTSILTFKPNLSENYSCVFWNKELNGQTSAHISTLALISTQYNGQKSLVLFIVPTCVMVAVLPSALIIFQKRKSFENGQPKEDRKRKHNPNPKDENRDDFNSQTEALYLSTVTASRDSGSVGL, from the exons CTTTATTTACAGTTGAAGTTCCTCAACAGCTATACATTGTGGAGCATGGGAGCAATGTAACCATGGAATGCAGATTCCCTGTGAACGGTTCATTAAACCTAGGACTCCTGACGGTTGTTTGGGAGCAAAAAAGGCAGGGCCAGTCGAAATCAAAAGAGGTGTACACGCTCCGCAATGGGAAGGCATCGCTTCCATCACAACATCACGATTATGTAGGAAGAGCAGCACTTCTGCACAGCGAACTGAAACTGGGACGAGCTATCCTTCAGATCACCAGCGTGAAGATCACAGATGCGGGATCATACCTTTGTCTCATTGACTATCAGGGTGCGGACTACAAGTACATTACTTTGGAAGTAAAAG CATCCTACAAGAGAATAAACACTCAAGTAATGAGAAAACCAGGTGAAGACAAGTTTGTTTTTATATGCCAGTCAGAAGGCTTTCCTCTGGCAGAGGTTTTCTGGCAAAATGAGAAGAACTTCAGTCTCAGTGGATCTGCAAATACCACCTATACACTGACTGCAGACGGTCTCTACAATGTCACCAGCATCCTGACATTCAAACCAAACCTGAGTGAGAACTACAGCTGTGTGTTCTGGAATAAGGAACTGAATGGACAAACTTCAGCTCATATTTCCACTTTAG CTTTAATAAGTACACAGTATAATGGACAAAAATCCCTGGTCTTATTTATCGTCCCCACGTGTGTGATGGTGGCTGTTCTTCCCTCTGCATTAATAatctttcaaaagagaaaatcatTTGAGAATGGGCAACCCAAAGAAG acaggaaaagaaaacataaccctaacccgaaaGATGAGAACA gaGATGATTTTAACTCTCAAACTGAGGCTTTATACTTATCAACTGTCACAGCTTCAAGAGACAGTGGGAGTGTGGGTCTCTGA
- the LOC130142559 gene encoding programmed cell death 1 ligand 2-like isoform X1: MELKLMSLSSSPGQQELLHLSFPSRRRDPPDKMLQILTMLLLETQLSMVSALFTVEVPQQLYIVEHGSNVTMECRFPVNGSLNLGLLTVVWEQKRQGQSKSKEVYTLRNGKASLPSQHHDYVGRAALLHSELKLGRAILQITSVKITDAGSYLCLIDYQGADYKYITLEVKASYKRINTQVMRKPGEDKFVFICQSEGFPLAEVFWQNEKNFSLSGSANTTYTLTADGLYNVTSILTFKPNLSENYSCVFWNKELNGQTSAHISTLALISTQYNGQKSLVLFIVPTCVMVAVLPSALIIFQKRKSFENGQPKEDRKRKHNPNPKDENRDDFNSQTEALYLSTVTASRDSGSVGL, translated from the exons ATCCACCTGACAAAATGCTCCAGATCCTCACAATGCTGTTGCTGGAAACACAGCTCTCCATGGTTTCAG CTTTATTTACAGTTGAAGTTCCTCAACAGCTATACATTGTGGAGCATGGGAGCAATGTAACCATGGAATGCAGATTCCCTGTGAACGGTTCATTAAACCTAGGACTCCTGACGGTTGTTTGGGAGCAAAAAAGGCAGGGCCAGTCGAAATCAAAAGAGGTGTACACGCTCCGCAATGGGAAGGCATCGCTTCCATCACAACATCACGATTATGTAGGAAGAGCAGCACTTCTGCACAGCGAACTGAAACTGGGACGAGCTATCCTTCAGATCACCAGCGTGAAGATCACAGATGCGGGATCATACCTTTGTCTCATTGACTATCAGGGTGCGGACTACAAGTACATTACTTTGGAAGTAAAAG CATCCTACAAGAGAATAAACACTCAAGTAATGAGAAAACCAGGTGAAGACAAGTTTGTTTTTATATGCCAGTCAGAAGGCTTTCCTCTGGCAGAGGTTTTCTGGCAAAATGAGAAGAACTTCAGTCTCAGTGGATCTGCAAATACCACCTATACACTGACTGCAGACGGTCTCTACAATGTCACCAGCATCCTGACATTCAAACCAAACCTGAGTGAGAACTACAGCTGTGTGTTCTGGAATAAGGAACTGAATGGACAAACTTCAGCTCATATTTCCACTTTAG CTTTAATAAGTACACAGTATAATGGACAAAAATCCCTGGTCTTATTTATCGTCCCCACGTGTGTGATGGTGGCTGTTCTTCCCTCTGCATTAATAatctttcaaaagagaaaatcatTTGAGAATGGGCAACCCAAAGAAG acaggaaaagaaaacataaccctaacccgaaaGATGAGAACA gaGATGATTTTAACTCTCAAACTGAGGCTTTATACTTATCAACTGTCACAGCTTCAAGAGACAGTGGGAGTGTGGGTCTCTGA
- the LOC130142559 gene encoding programmed cell death 1 ligand 2-like isoform X3 produces the protein MLQILTMLLLETQLSMVSALFTVEVPQQLYIVEHGSNVTMECRFPVNGSLNLGLLTVVWEQKRQGQSKSKEVYTLRNGKASLPSQHHDYVGRAALLHSELKLGRAILQITSVKITDAGSYLCLIDYQGADYKYITLEVKASYKRINTQVMRKPGEDKFVFICQSEGFPLAEVFWQNEKNFSLSGSANTTYTLTADGLYNVTSILTFKPNLSENYSCVFWNKELNGQTSAHISTLALISTQYNGQKSLVLFIVPTCVMVAVLPSALIIFQKRKSFENGQPKEDRKRKHNPNPKDENRDDFNSQTEALYLSTVTASRDSGSVGL, from the exons ATGCTCCAGATCCTCACAATGCTGTTGCTGGAAACACAGCTCTCCATGGTTTCAG CTTTATTTACAGTTGAAGTTCCTCAACAGCTATACATTGTGGAGCATGGGAGCAATGTAACCATGGAATGCAGATTCCCTGTGAACGGTTCATTAAACCTAGGACTCCTGACGGTTGTTTGGGAGCAAAAAAGGCAGGGCCAGTCGAAATCAAAAGAGGTGTACACGCTCCGCAATGGGAAGGCATCGCTTCCATCACAACATCACGATTATGTAGGAAGAGCAGCACTTCTGCACAGCGAACTGAAACTGGGACGAGCTATCCTTCAGATCACCAGCGTGAAGATCACAGATGCGGGATCATACCTTTGTCTCATTGACTATCAGGGTGCGGACTACAAGTACATTACTTTGGAAGTAAAAG CATCCTACAAGAGAATAAACACTCAAGTAATGAGAAAACCAGGTGAAGACAAGTTTGTTTTTATATGCCAGTCAGAAGGCTTTCCTCTGGCAGAGGTTTTCTGGCAAAATGAGAAGAACTTCAGTCTCAGTGGATCTGCAAATACCACCTATACACTGACTGCAGACGGTCTCTACAATGTCACCAGCATCCTGACATTCAAACCAAACCTGAGTGAGAACTACAGCTGTGTGTTCTGGAATAAGGAACTGAATGGACAAACTTCAGCTCATATTTCCACTTTAG CTTTAATAAGTACACAGTATAATGGACAAAAATCCCTGGTCTTATTTATCGTCCCCACGTGTGTGATGGTGGCTGTTCTTCCCTCTGCATTAATAatctttcaaaagagaaaatcatTTGAGAATGGGCAACCCAAAGAAG acaggaaaagaaaacataaccctaacccgaaaGATGAGAACA gaGATGATTTTAACTCTCAAACTGAGGCTTTATACTTATCAACTGTCACAGCTTCAAGAGACAGTGGGAGTGTGGGTCTCTGA